cctggtgttaagtggttactggagcctatagacatctacaacgtaaatgcgccacccaccttgagatataagttctaaggtctcaactatagttacaacggctgccccacccttcaaaccgaaacgcattactgcttcacggcagaaataggcagggtggtggtacctacccgtgcggactcagaagaggtcctaccaccagtaattacgcaaattataattttgcgggtttcatttttattacacgatgttaattcttcaccgtggaaatcaatcgtgaacatttgttgagtacgtatttcattagaaaaattggtacccgcctccggggttcgaacaccggtgcatcgctcaacacgaatgcaccggacgtcttatccgttaggccacgacgacttcagaactcTCAGACTCagactcttatgcaaacaaccgtgaatgaagtgtaccacaataagttcgctcgttactgaatgaccgtgggttgttgcgaaacctccagtttaattttctttatacctcgaatagaacttaaaattaatatttttataataagaaacttcgttcctatctggtatcccacgacaccacacgtctttttttattttcattattttttattatatacatacaatataaccctggaaaagacattttatattcatcatacaaatatcttcccttggcgggattcgaaccagcGACCCCTtcgtgtagtgaccatgtcacttaccactacaccagacggccgtttataaAACTAATAGCTTTTTTGCTTGAATATTGAAACACATTTTAGACTGGTATTAGTTTTTTAGTACTTTGTGTATCAATGTGAACTTATTGTTAGTATCaattagttaaattttatatggtaatattatttatgtttaagttataaataaattttaattgtattattttcagCCTAAGTTTGGCATTAATAACTCCATTCTATTCTGCGAGCTTGGTAGAAACAGTGCAGAGTGATATCGCCAGTGACAAACCAGCTCTATTTGATGTGTTCAGAGAGGGATTTGTTCGTATACTCGAGTGGGGCACACCCAGTAAAGGACGCATGTTACCAATATGGGCAATTGTACTACCTACTGTAGCCCTAGGCGTTTCTAAATATATCTCACAGTaagaacaaacatttaaaaaaataatctatttaaTATGTTCATGATAAACATTATGTTTACATAATTTCATTTgtcatattatgttttttttatttttattgctagatcgGTGGaggacctcacagcccacctggtgttaagtggttactggagcccatagacatctacaacgtaaatgcgccacccaccttgagttatatgttctaaggtctcaagtatagttacaacggctgccccacccttcaaaccgaaacgcattactgcttcacggcagaaataggcaaggcgatggtacctacccgcgcagactcacaagaggtcctaccaccagtaattacgcaaattataattttgcgggtttcatttttattacacgatgttattccttcaccgtggaagtcaatcgtgaacatttgttgagtacgtatttcattacaaaaattggtacccgcctgagatacaaacaccggtgcatcgctcaacacgaatgcaccggacgtcttatcccttaggccacgacgacttctattcTAATTCTTTAgtagaaatgtgtttttttgtAGAActcaaaaaaatttcaattttacagTATTACACTGAGAAGTTTAACTGCAAGAATACTCCGGTTCCAACAACGGCATAGGCATGAGCTGAGCGATTCATACAATTACAGCAAAAATGTACAGAATCCTCTTATAGAAGATATCAATCTGAAAGCAAACATTTTCTCATTTATTACTATGGAAATACTTTTTTATCCAGTGGAGACTATAATACATAGACTTCATATACAGGtataaaattattgtcattTCTGTTATAGTTTGCTAATTTCACTATATCATAAAGGAAATTTTGTTCAGTAGGAATAAGGCTTATTCTTATTGTTACATCTTGGATAGTTTTAAATTAGTCTGTAAAAATATAGTATTGAATGAAAACTTCATATATGTAGTGATATCAGAATGATATTTGAAATCAGTTTAAAAAAGTGATATTGAAGCTGATAAGGCCAATGCCTACTATATTTAATTAGGATTGTTTTTTTCCTTCGATGGCTAGCTGTCATATCGCTAACCTGATTCTAAATGTTCTTTACGTACATGATACCAAGATTTGACACTGCTTTTAAACAGTTGAGGTTATGCCCACAAGTAAATAAGATGTTTGAGTAATTAGCGGCAAaggattaataattttactggtggtaagtctTCCGAATCCACacatgtaggtaccaccaccctgcctatttttgccatgaaggAGTAAtacatttcagttttttttttatttattttttgctgtaTACGgcaagagcatacggcccacctgatggtgagtggttaccgtcgttcatggatgtcagcaatgccaggggcagggccaagccaCTGTCAactgtttaatactctccacaagcctcgtttgaagaaggacatgtagcAAGCTGAGGtggctgttgtactgtaaaagtgGAGACTAGAacatgtctcaaagtaggtaGTTGATCTCCACTGTACGgggcgcccgtatggtgccacgccctgacccgtgacaacgtcgcagcgttgcgacgtccgcagcgcgcgacgtccgcagcgtgcgattgcggtcagggcggttcgtgggtaccgcaccgtctcgttcgaggcggcgtgcgtgctcgccgggacgcctccctgggacctggaagcggaggcgcttgctgcggattacgcgtggcgatgtgatctccgctccaggggggagccgcgtcccggcgcggcggaagttcgagcgcggaagcttcaatctcggcgtgccgtgctcgaggcgtggtctcgccgcctggcggaccccgcctacgggcgacggaccgtcgaggcgatccgcccggtcctctcggactgggtgaatcgcgacccaggacgtctcaccttccgagcgacgcaggtgctcacgggacacggctgtttcggtcgctacctgcacctcgtcgcccggagggagccgacgccgaagtgccaccattgcagtggctgcaacgaggacacggcggagcacacgctcgcgtgctgccccgctttcgcggagcagcgccgcgtcctcgttgcaaaaataggaccggacttgtcgcttccgaccgtcgtggctgcgatgctcggcagcgatgagtcctggcaggcgatgctcgacttctgcgagtccaccatctcgcagaaggaggcggcgtaacgggagagggagaactcttcctccctctcggcgccgtgccgccgccgtcgagccgggggtcggaggagggcgtttgtccagctccggcccctatgaggaggcagtctcctcccggtgatggtcacggggcgacctaagggggctgagactgcgccgcacgctaccgtcactctagcgcgctggcaccaggaggacgggacgacgcgtcggcggctgcggactgcgatgcggtccgcattttcgtcgtcgctgtcgtcgccgaacatactgtggaagagcaacccggtcggcggtgtatcgcgttccgacccggcaggctggttctggcccagcgaggtatcccggaacaccagcggcatcgcccgggcggcctgaagggccgccgtaccgcggagactgacgtcgttggtcgtcgactatcgcctcgacgacccgtcggtcgggcgtcctcggggtggcgccgcgtgtctggttgtagtgttgaccgcgggaacccccctactctgaccgggttttgaccccggacggagatcggacgccgggtgtaagagtgcaggggagtcgtttagtgggtgggccctaaattccttgggcccgcggtctgctctcaacacctgcagatcgtagagtcttacataccccgcgcgccccctaggcgcggggacctcgtaggaggttcggccctcggcccggAAAAAGGTAGTTGATCTCGGATGTCTAAGGGCttcaggaaccacttaacaccaggcagtAATTGtgtccgtccatctaagcaataaactcCAGCTTGTGGAACTTTAAGTTACTACAGTTCACCTTCAGggttgtataataaaaaaaaggcattgGCAAGCAGTCCACCCTTGCAATCACCTATTTATTATAAAGATGTTTAGTGTCAATTATAaagattcaaatttaaaaattttcataaaaagagtTTTTCTTTCAGGGTACTAGAACAATCATTGATAATTTAGACACAGGAACATCAGTGACACCTATTCTAACAGGATATGAAGGTTTCATGGACTGTTATAATACAACAATAGCCCGGGAAGGAATTTCAGGGTTGTACAAAGGGTTTGGTGCGCTAGTACTGCAGCTTGTAGCTcatatttcaataattaaacTCACTACAATTGTAGTTACTGAAATAACGAACCTGTTGAAGCCTGTCAAGTCTCCTACAAACTCTGATGATCATACACAACAAAAGTACTTGTTTAATTAGTCAAGTGAATGGCAGTTACCCTTTTAACAGAAATTTTGGTAATCTATGCGTCAGAATGTTTTTAAAGGaagttaattttgaatttggtgttatattttgataatttatgttatagttgaatcttttgtttttgtattactaTTACATGGATATGCtaagtaaatgtttgaaatgactgttaatcatttcatttaataaaagtCATTTAATGTTATATCCTAATTTATTTACTACTACAATTCATCTTTTCATCTAATTTTATCTAATGTGTGAGAACATGTCTCCCTTTCAATAATCTCCTCATTATAATGCGGCGACCATTTGGAGTAGACATCCTGAAATCCCATCCGTGACGTCGAACTCTTTTAACCTCATTAGGTCGTGGAAAATAGCATCTTACTTTGGTCCTAATTGAGGACAACAAAAACGCATCTGGTCTCACTAAACTCGAGCTCACTCCTGTGTAAATTGATGATTGCCTAATGAGTCTGTAAGTAAATGATAGTAATTAATACATTGCATATAAATTAAGTCTGTAATTGGCTCTTAAATTGGAAATATTACTTTAGGGGTTGGAGGATTGTTGAAATTAGTCCTGACATGATATTTACTGTCACTTTTTCAACCGATACAAAACAGTGAAGACTAGATACTGTTAGatattttcaaattatcatTAACAGTATTTGAGATTTAGTTTGACTTTATAGGGTTAATTTAACCTAATTTAAATACCTACATAGGTTTACTATTACTGACATTTCTTTTGACTAGTACTGACAGTGacggcagtttttttttcttacatttaaCAATAAGACGCAACGGTAACCTAGcccatttttttaaaagcttgaAATCCCTTTCTTTTCTAAGTAATGACGTGAGATACGATACATCACAGTAGGTAGGTGTTGGATGAGATTTACGAAGGAAGAACTAAAGAGCAAACTTTATGTATGAAAACGGGTCCTTCTAAAAGAGGCTCATTAGGGTAGCACTACCGTAGCAAGTGGTATACCTAATTACAAAGATGACCTTAAAAGCTATCAGGAtatcgaattaaaaaataagttttatttagtgGTAGTATTTTTTAGTTAATGAAAAGCAGCACTTTCCGATGCCACTATTTGGGTATGTctttaataaaagttttttgcAGTCGTTTAAACATATATGTAGGTGCTTTGTGAGTTGTATTGTTTTGAATGCAGTTTCTTGGCTTGgagtttttattgcctttgtagacagacgagcatactgccactacctgatggtaagtggttacatcgctcatggacgtcatgttaatgccaggggcacagccaagttgcCGCCTGctattaagtactctccgcaagcctcgtatGAAATAgaatgttttgaagtcgtcgtggcccaaaggataagacgtccggtgcatttatGTTGAGCGATGCCCCGAGTGTccaatcccaggcgggtaccaatttttctaatgcaatacgtactcaacaaatgttcatgattgactttcacggcgaaggaataacatcgtgtaataaaaatcaaacccgtaaaattataatttgcgtaattactggtggtaggacctcttgtgagtccgcgcgggtaggtaccaccacctgcctatttctgccgtgaagtagtaaagcgtttcggtttgaaggttggggcagccgttataactatactgagactttagaacttgtgtctcaagACTCTCAAGGTACCCACCTTGcattgcgcatttacgttgtagatgtctatgagctccagtaaacacttaacaccaggtgggctgtgtgctcgtccacccatctaagcaataaaaaaaaagaacatgtcatagcgctcgagaaacaccgtaaaggggagttcattccagagtTGGATGGAACATGGCAAAAAGTTtggaaatgcactgtcgatgaacgcagcggttccagataatatgaatGAGCTTTGCTCCGGTGGCAGGAGGTGTGATGATGAAAAGGAAATAGagggatcatctcgaacaattccttagagcactctccatggaacataTGGTACAAAGCACatagagaaccgaagtccctccgtagacccag
Above is a window of Bombyx mori chromosome 21, ASM3026992v2 DNA encoding:
- the LOC101743465 gene encoding solute carrier family 25 member 46-A, yielding MTIDCTIMAGFGDHSGYNRPFGLDPNRETNDLYDTRYQQIYGYHTPITEEFQGPPLVMDENPDEDNNAYITTAISVASLLTENLLSHPFIVLRRQCQVHNNLRNYHIVPYTLLPVVVRLHRRQDVTTLWKGIGSTCIVRGLNLAVEDAVAKGTGWPKEVNKCNSVLQFVQHIALKSLSLALITPFYSASLVETVQSDIASDKPALFDVFREGFVRILEWGTPSKGRMLPIWAIVLPTVALGVSKYISHITLRSLTARILRFQQRHRHELSDSYNYSKNVQNPLIEDINLKANIFSFITMEILFYPVETIIHRLHIQGTRTIIDNLDTGTSVTPILTGYEGFMDCYNTTIAREGISGLYKGFGALVLQLVAHISIIKLTTIVVTEITNLLKPVKSPTNSDDHTQQKYLFN
- the LOC101743322 gene encoding large ribosomal subunit protein bL34m encodes the protein MSGLISTILQPLKLIRQSSIYTGVSSSLVRPDAFLLSSIRTKVRCYFPRPNEVKRVRRHGWDFRMSTPNGRRIIMRRLLKGRHVLTH